From the genome of Flavobacterium ovatum, one region includes:
- the proS gene encoding proline--tRNA ligase, protein MSKNLTTRAEDYSKWYNELVVKADLAENSGVRGCMVIKPYGYAIWEKMQAELDRMFKETGHQNAYFPLFVPKSMFEAEEKNAEGFAKECAVVTHYRLKNDPDRPGKLMVDPNAKLEEELIVRPTSEAIIWSTYKGWVQSYRDLPLLINQWANVVRWEMRTRLFLRTAEFLWQEGHTAHATRQEAIEESEKMMNVYADFAQNFMAIPVVKGLKTESERFAGAVETYCIEALMQDGKALQAGTSHFLGQNFAEAFDVKFANAEGKQEYVWGTSWGVSTRLMGALVMTHSDDQGLVLPPNLAPIHVVIVPIYKTDEQLTAISGTVAVLTADLRKLGVTVKFDDRTTQKPGFKFAEWELKGVPVRIAVGPKDLGNGTFEVARRDTLTKETKSKDGIAIYIKELLEQIQIDLFEKSLKYRNTHITEVNDFEEFKQVLEEKGGFLSAHWDGTIETEEKIKDLTKATIRCIPLDGKEELGACVFTGNPSSKRVLFAKAY, encoded by the coding sequence ATGAGCAAGAACCTTACTACACGAGCCGAAGATTATTCAAAATGGTATAACGAGCTGGTTGTAAAAGCTGATTTAGCTGAAAATTCAGGAGTTAGAGGCTGTATGGTTATCAAACCATATGGTTACGCGATCTGGGAAAAAATGCAAGCAGAATTAGACCGAATGTTTAAAGAAACAGGACATCAAAATGCTTATTTTCCTTTGTTTGTACCCAAAAGCATGTTTGAGGCTGAGGAGAAAAATGCAGAAGGATTTGCGAAAGAATGTGCTGTAGTGACGCACTATAGATTGAAAAATGATCCCGATAGACCTGGGAAATTAATGGTTGATCCAAATGCAAAGTTAGAGGAAGAGCTAATTGTTCGTCCAACATCTGAAGCTATTATTTGGTCAACCTATAAAGGATGGGTGCAATCGTATAGAGACTTGCCATTGTTAATTAATCAATGGGCAAATGTCGTTCGTTGGGAAATGCGTACCCGTTTATTTTTAAGAACAGCAGAGTTCTTATGGCAGGAAGGTCATACTGCTCATGCGACTCGCCAAGAAGCTATTGAAGAGTCAGAAAAAATGATGAATGTATATGCTGATTTTGCTCAAAATTTCATGGCAATTCCAGTTGTGAAAGGGTTGAAAACAGAATCAGAACGTTTTGCAGGTGCTGTAGAAACTTATTGTATCGAAGCTTTGATGCAAGATGGAAAAGCATTGCAAGCGGGAACATCGCATTTCTTAGGGCAAAATTTTGCAGAAGCGTTTGATGTGAAGTTTGCGAATGCCGAAGGAAAACAAGAATATGTGTGGGGTACCTCTTGGGGAGTTTCTACACGGTTAATGGGAGCCTTAGTGATGACGCATTCCGACGATCAAGGATTGGTATTGCCTCCTAATTTGGCACCAATACATGTTGTGATTGTGCCTATTTACAAAACAGACGAACAATTGACTGCGATATCAGGTACTGTTGCAGTTTTAACAGCTGATTTGAGGAAATTGGGTGTTACGGTTAAGTTTGATGATAGAACGACTCAGAAACCAGGGTTTAAATTTGCCGAGTGGGAATTAAAAGGGGTTCCGGTTCGAATTGCTGTTGGTCCAAAAGATTTGGGAAATGGAACTTTTGAGGTAGCAAGACGTGATACCTTGACAAAAGAGACAAAATCTAAAGATGGAATTGCAATTTATATTAAAGAGCTTTTAGAGCAAATTCAGATCGATTTATTTGAGAAATCTTTGAAATATAGAAATACACATATTACTGAAGTGAATGATTTTGAAGAATTTAAGCAAGTTTTAGAAGAAAAAGGAGGCTTTTTATCAGCTCATTGGGACGGAACAATAGAGACAGAAGAGAAGATAAAAGATTTAACAAAAGCAACCATTAGATGTATTCCTTTGGATGGTAAAGAGGAGCTGGGAGCCTGTGTGTTTACAGGGAATCCGTCTTCAAAGAGAGTGCTTTTTGCAAAAGCTTATTAA
- a CDS encoding outer membrane protein transport protein, with translation MKKIIYLIIAGLSFGTIQSQEVRDAVRYAQDNINGTARYKAMSGAFGALGGDLSSLNVNPAGSSVFSNNQMTLTFSNLTTNNASEYFGTKHNEKLSDFNLNQAGAVFVFRNGDQKSKWTKFAIGINYENTNNFNNTIGAYGTNPTNSVGDYFLSYANANPIKQQAGIPLGVILDNSYSKLNYADQQAYLGYWGFLINPNNDVDSNTIYNSNVPAGGKYYQENTITSTGYNGKLAFNASADYNDKIHFGLNLNSHFTDFRQKTLFYEDNKNANSNTIDLVNTSFENEIYTYGSGFSFQLGTIIKATKEFRIGLAYESSTWYQLNDELRQKLTSGIYDYRNNASPSFENKTPDSNKFVVYDTYKLKTPSKITGSLAYIFGKKGLISFDYSRKDYSKTEYSIIRDTRDTNINTEIGQTLKASSEFRVGGEYKIQALSLRAGYRFEESPYKDNTTIGDLTGYSAGIGYNFGSTKLDISYANAQRTTQQGFFSQGFTDGAKNNTKTDTVSLTLLFEL, from the coding sequence ATGAAAAAAATCATATACCTTATAATTGCAGGATTATCCTTTGGGACTATCCAGTCTCAAGAAGTGAGAGACGCAGTTCGTTACGCGCAAGACAACATTAATGGAACAGCTCGCTACAAAGCTATGAGCGGTGCGTTTGGAGCATTGGGAGGTGACTTATCTTCTTTAAATGTAAATCCTGCCGGTTCTTCTGTCTTTTCAAATAATCAAATGACATTAACATTTAGTAATTTAACTACTAATAATGCCTCGGAATATTTTGGGACTAAACACAACGAGAAATTAAGTGATTTTAATTTGAATCAAGCTGGTGCTGTTTTTGTTTTCAGAAATGGAGATCAAAAATCGAAATGGACAAAGTTTGCTATTGGGATTAACTACGAAAACACCAACAATTTCAATAATACTATTGGTGCTTATGGAACAAATCCAACCAATTCTGTTGGAGATTATTTTTTGAGTTATGCTAATGCTAATCCGATTAAACAGCAAGCTGGAATACCGTTAGGTGTAATTTTGGACAATTCTTATTCCAAACTAAACTACGCTGACCAACAAGCATATTTAGGGTATTGGGGGTTTTTGATTAATCCGAATAATGATGTTGACAGTAATACCATCTATAACAGCAATGTACCTGCTGGCGGAAAATATTATCAAGAAAACACGATAACATCTACTGGTTACAATGGAAAACTAGCCTTTAATGCCTCTGCGGATTACAATGATAAAATTCATTTTGGATTGAATTTAAATTCTCATTTTACTGATTTTAGACAAAAAACGCTTTTTTATGAAGATAATAAAAATGCAAACTCAAATACAATAGACTTAGTTAACACTTCTTTTGAAAATGAGATTTACACTTATGGTTCAGGATTCTCATTCCAACTAGGAACTATCATTAAAGCTACAAAAGAATTCAGAATTGGACTTGCCTATGAATCTTCAACTTGGTATCAACTTAATGACGAATTAAGGCAAAAGCTAACTTCAGGTATTTATGATTATAGAAACAATGCTTCTCCTTCTTTCGAAAACAAAACACCAGATTCAAACAAATTTGTTGTTTATGATACTTACAAACTGAAAACGCCAAGCAAAATCACAGGTAGTTTGGCTTATATTTTTGGCAAAAAAGGTTTAATTAGTTTTGACTACAGCCGTAAAGATTATAGCAAAACAGAATATTCTATTATAAGAGATACTAGAGACACTAACATTAACACCGAAATTGGACAGACATTGAAAGCTAGTTCTGAATTTAGAGTTGGTGGTGAATACAAAATTCAAGCGTTGAGTCTGCGTGCTGGATATCGTTTTGAAGAAAGCCCATACAAAGACAATACGACTATTGGTGATTTAACAGGTTATTCTGCAGGTATTGGTTATAATTTTGGTTCTACCAAATTGGATATATCTTATGCTAATGCACAAAGAACGACACAACAAGGTTTTTTCTCCCAAGGATTTACTGATGGAGCAAAAAACAACACTAAGACTGATACGGTTTCGTTAACTTTATTATTCGAATTGTAA
- the rimO gene encoding 30S ribosomal protein S12 methylthiotransferase RimO, translating to MRTKSLKKNKINVITLGCSKNIYDSEVLMGQLRANGKEVEHEAPAESEGNIIVINTCGFIDNAKAESVNMILEYADKKEKGLVDKVFVTGCLSERYRPDLEKEIPNVDQFFGTTELPQLLKALGADYKHELLGERLTTTPKNYAYLKIAEGCDRPCSFCAIPIMRGKHVSQPIEKLVKEAQGLARDGVKELILIAQDLTYYGLDIYKKRNLAELLEALAAVEGIEWIRLHYAFPTGFPMDVLDLMKREPKICNYIDIPLQHISDSILKSMRRGTTQAKTTQLLKDFRAAVPGMAIRTTLIVGYPGETQEDFNILKDWVQEMKFDRMGCFAYSHEENTHAYLLEDDVPDNVKQDRANEIMELQSQISWDLNQVKIGQVFKCIIDRKEGQHFVGRTEFDSPDVDNEVLIDASLHYLKTGDFAMIKITDATEFDLYGEPA from the coding sequence ATGAGAACCAAGTCTTTAAAAAAGAATAAAATCAACGTAATCACATTAGGATGTTCAAAAAACATATACGATAGTGAAGTCCTAATGGGCCAACTCCGTGCTAATGGAAAAGAGGTAGAACACGAAGCTCCTGCTGAAAGCGAAGGAAATATTATCGTGATTAACACTTGTGGTTTTATTGATAATGCTAAAGCAGAATCTGTAAACATGATTCTTGAATATGCTGATAAGAAAGAAAAAGGTTTGGTAGACAAGGTTTTTGTAACTGGATGTTTGTCTGAGCGTTACAGACCTGATTTGGAGAAGGAAATTCCGAATGTAGATCAGTTTTTTGGAACGACCGAATTGCCTCAATTGTTGAAAGCTTTGGGAGCCGATTACAAACACGAATTACTAGGAGAGCGTTTGACGACTACTCCAAAAAACTACGCATACTTGAAAATTGCTGAAGGTTGTGATAGACCTTGTAGTTTTTGTGCTATTCCAATCATGAGAGGAAAACACGTTTCACAACCTATTGAAAAACTGGTAAAAGAAGCGCAAGGATTAGCAAGAGATGGTGTAAAAGAATTGATTTTGATTGCTCAAGATTTGACTTATTATGGTCTTGATATTTATAAAAAACGAAATCTTGCTGAATTACTAGAAGCTTTGGCAGCTGTAGAAGGAATCGAATGGATTCGTTTGCACTACGCCTTCCCTACTGGTTTCCCGATGGATGTTTTGGACTTAATGAAACGTGAACCTAAGATTTGTAATTATATTGATATTCCGTTGCAACACATTTCGGATTCTATTTTGAAATCGATGCGTCGCGGAACTACACAAGCAAAAACGACTCAATTATTAAAAGACTTTAGAGCGGCTGTTCCTGGAATGGCAATTCGTACGACTTTGATTGTTGGCTACCCTGGAGAAACTCAAGAAGATTTCAACATCTTAAAAGACTGGGTTCAAGAAATGAAATTTGACAGAATGGGATGTTTTGCTTATTCTCACGAAGAAAATACGCATGCTTACCTATTGGAAGATGATGTTCCTGATAACGTTAAACAAGACCGTGCCAATGAAATCATGGAATTGCAATCACAAATTTCATGGGATTTGAATCAAGTAAAAATTGGCCAAGTATTCAAATGTATTATTGATCGAAAAGAAGGACAGCATTTTGTAGGTAGAACTGAATTTGACAGTCCGGATGTTGATAACGAAGTATTGATTGATGCTTCACTGCATTATTTAAAAACAGGGGATTTTGCTATGATTAAAATTACGGATGCAACCGAATTTGATCTTTACGGAGAGCCTGCCTAA
- a CDS encoding N-acetylmuramoyl-L-alanine amidase — translation MKNYFYLLITALIISSCAPKPYKTSEKIYNEKLKTFKEDISIKEPKPLPVVTTTTLIIDSSYTHRLYKFSDAITKIEEKSLNNGIQTEWIGTVNFNLRKPNFIILHHTAQDSIEQTIRTFTLTRTQVSAHYVIGDDGRVVQMLNDYLRAWHAGSGSWGKNKDINSCSIGIELDNNGNEPFSEAQLTSLMALLNKLKKDYDIPKENIIGHADIAPSRKKDPSPLFPWKTLAENGFGLWKDDILASAPANFNVEQALRIIGYDTKNLNAAITAFKLHFIQTEVDSVLDEKTINTIYNIYKKS, via the coding sequence ATGAAAAACTACTTTTATTTATTGATTACAGCGCTCATAATTTCATCATGCGCACCAAAACCTTATAAGACGTCTGAAAAAATTTATAATGAAAAATTAAAAACGTTCAAAGAAGACATTTCCATTAAGGAGCCTAAACCATTACCTGTAGTCACTACAACTACATTAATAATAGATTCATCCTATACCCACCGATTATATAAATTTAGTGATGCTATTACAAAAATAGAGGAAAAATCATTAAATAACGGGATTCAAACTGAATGGATAGGAACGGTTAATTTTAACTTACGCAAACCCAACTTTATAATTCTTCACCATACGGCTCAAGATTCTATTGAACAAACTATTAGAACATTCACACTCACCAGAACACAAGTAAGCGCCCATTATGTAATAGGTGACGATGGTAGAGTGGTACAAATGCTGAATGACTATTTACGCGCATGGCATGCTGGCAGTGGTTCATGGGGAAAAAATAAAGACATCAACTCCTGCTCTATTGGAATTGAACTTGACAACAACGGGAACGAACCTTTTTCAGAAGCGCAATTAACAAGTTTAATGGCATTATTGAACAAACTCAAAAAAGACTACGACATCCCAAAGGAAAATATTATAGGCCATGCCGATATTGCCCCTTCACGAAAAAAAGACCCAAGCCCTCTATTCCCATGGAAAACCTTGGCTGAAAATGGTTTTGGTTTATGGAAAGACGATATATTAGCATCTGCTCCGGCTAACTTCAATGTAGAACAGGCTTTGCGCATCATAGGTTATGACACCAAAAACCTTAATGCTGCCATCACTGCTTTTAAACTACACTTTATTCAAACTGAAGTTGATAGTGTATTAGATGAAAAAACTATTAATACCATCTACAATATCTACAAAAAGAGCTAA
- a CDS encoding porin, which produces MKKVIIILALALTGNMTFAQDTPLEISGSADAYYKYDFSKTANIPTSFATDQNSVSLGMLDIALKKTTGKTSFVGEISFGPRGEKQSIPDVAGQSFHIQNLYVAYAATDKLTLTAGYMGTFVGYEVISPLANFHYSTSYLFTNGPFQNAGIKANYAISDKVGFMVGAFNDTWNSYSADPIKGLNAVGAQLSLTPAEGVSAYINFMDGSVSGTIIDLTASFQLSEKFTLGLNTADFSNTGSTGYTGAALYPAVAVSENFGLGLRGEYFKFKSGSGGDSVTALTLSANLKAGGLTFIPEFRLDSGKNNIFYDSPAAALTSIPNTKSASQFSLACVYGF; this is translated from the coding sequence ATGAAGAAAGTAATTATTATTTTAGCATTAGCGCTAACAGGAAACATGACATTTGCTCAAGACACACCACTAGAAATTTCTGGTTCTGCAGATGCATACTACAAGTATGATTTTTCTAAAACAGCTAATATACCAACAAGTTTTGCAACTGATCAAAACTCTGTATCATTAGGGATGTTAGATATTGCTTTGAAGAAAACAACTGGTAAAACTTCATTTGTAGGTGAGATTTCTTTTGGACCTAGAGGAGAAAAACAATCTATTCCAGATGTAGCTGGTCAATCTTTTCATATTCAAAATTTATATGTAGCTTATGCTGCAACTGATAAATTGACTTTAACAGCAGGTTATATGGGAACATTTGTAGGGTATGAGGTAATTTCGCCTTTGGCAAACTTCCATTATTCTACTTCTTATTTGTTTACGAATGGTCCATTTCAAAATGCTGGAATTAAAGCAAACTATGCAATATCTGATAAAGTTGGATTTATGGTAGGGGCTTTTAATGATACTTGGAATTCATATAGTGCAGATCCAATCAAAGGATTGAATGCGGTTGGAGCTCAATTATCATTGACACCTGCTGAAGGAGTTAGTGCTTATATTAACTTCATGGATGGTTCAGTTAGTGGAACTATTATCGACTTAACAGCGTCATTCCAATTATCTGAAAAATTCACGTTAGGATTAAATACGGCTGATTTTTCAAACACAGGTAGTACAGGATATACAGGAGCAGCTTTATATCCAGCTGTAGCTGTATCTGAAAACTTTGGTCTAGGTTTACGTGGAGAATACTTCAAGTTTAAATCTGGTTCTGGTGGAGATTCAGTAACAGCGTTAACATTATCGGCTAATTTAAAAGCTGGAGGATTGACATTTATCCCTGAGTTTAGATTAGATAGTGGTAAAAATAACATATTTTATGATTCACCAGCAGCAGCTCTTACTTCTATACCAAATACTAAATCGGCTTCTCAATTTTCTTTAGCTTGCGTTTACGGATTCTAA
- a CDS encoding aldo/keto reductase, whose translation MKYNRCGKSGLLLPQISLGLWHNFGSVDNFENGENIVKEAFDKGITHFDLANNYGPVPGSAETNFGKILKNNFQGDLRDQMVISTKAGYTMWDGPYGDWGSRKYLLSSLDQSLKRMNLDYVDIFYSHRPDPDTPIEETMMALDYAVRSGKALYVGISNYSAEQTKVAVEVLKELGTPCLIHQAKYSMLQRWVEDGLLDVLEEKGVGCIAFSPLAQGLLTDKYLKGIPENSRASNPNGHLRLDEVTEEKVQKLIQLNEIAKNRNQSLAQMALTWLMKDNRITSVLIGASSVGQLNNNLDSLQNVDFTKDEINTIEKILKSSN comes from the coding sequence ATGAAATATAATAGATGTGGAAAGAGTGGATTGTTATTGCCGCAAATTTCTTTAGGTTTATGGCACAACTTTGGTTCTGTCGATAATTTTGAAAATGGAGAAAACATTGTCAAAGAAGCTTTTGATAAAGGAATCACTCATTTTGATTTGGCTAATAATTACGGGCCAGTCCCAGGATCGGCCGAAACTAATTTTGGAAAAATTCTAAAAAATAATTTTCAAGGAGATCTACGTGACCAAATGGTAATTTCGACAAAAGCTGGCTATACTATGTGGGATGGACCTTATGGAGATTGGGGTTCTAGAAAATATTTGTTGTCCAGTTTAGATCAAAGTTTGAAACGAATGAATTTGGATTATGTGGATATATTCTATTCGCATCGACCAGATCCAGATACACCTATTGAAGAAACGATGATGGCTTTGGATTATGCAGTTCGTAGCGGGAAAGCATTATATGTAGGGATTAGTAATTACTCTGCAGAGCAAACAAAGGTAGCGGTGGAGGTCTTGAAAGAATTAGGAACGCCTTGTTTAATTCATCAAGCTAAGTATTCTATGTTGCAACGTTGGGTTGAAGATGGTTTGCTAGATGTGTTAGAAGAAAAAGGAGTAGGTTGTATTGCTTTTTCGCCTTTGGCACAAGGATTGTTAACCGACAAGTATTTGAAAGGGATTCCAGAAAATTCAAGAGCATCTAATCCAAATGGGCATTTGAGACTTGACGAGGTAACGGAAGAGAAAGTTCAAAAACTTATTCAACTGAACGAGATTGCCAAAAACAGAAATCAATCTTTGGCACAAATGGCATTGACCTGGTTAATGAAGGATAATAGAATTACTTCTGTTTTGATTGGTGCGAGTTCTGTGGGACAATTGAATAATAATCTAGATAGTTTGCAAAATGTAGATTTTACGAAAGACGAAATTAATACTATTGAAAAAATATTGAAAAGTTCGAATTAA